One part of the Geothrix edaphica genome encodes these proteins:
- a CDS encoding DciA family protein: MRSNRRHAPRLVPLGARQPDQKALARLRLAWSFVVGPALADRTRPLRVERNVLVMGCWELTRIGPLRDAATAVWPQIRDRIHRALDLSLTGLQIVPCDPPPETPAQAQDPDPLRRALRLLEARRKERVRLGLEKE, encoded by the coding sequence GTGAGGTCCAATCGCCGCCACGCCCCGCGCCTGGTGCCCCTGGGCGCCCGCCAGCCGGACCAGAAGGCCCTGGCCCGGCTCCGCCTGGCTTGGTCCTTCGTCGTCGGTCCCGCCCTGGCGGACCGCACCCGCCCTCTGCGTGTGGAGCGGAACGTGCTCGTGATGGGCTGCTGGGAGCTGACCCGCATCGGCCCCCTCCGCGACGCCGCCACCGCCGTGTGGCCCCAGATCCGCGACCGCATCCACCGGGCCCTGGATCTCAGCCTGACAGGCCTCCAGATCGTGCCCTGCGACCCTCCGCCGGAAACGCCCGCCCAGGCCCAGGATCCCGATCCCCTCCGCCGCGCCCTGCGCCTGCTCGAAGCCCGCCGCAAAGAGCGCGTCCGCCTCGGCCTGGAGAAGGAATAG
- a CDS encoding CaiB/BaiF CoA transferase family protein: MPKPLSHFRIVDLSCVLAGPFSTQLLADFGAEVQKLEPPEGDPTRGWGPPFEDAESGESAYFRCANRGKQSRTIDLHTEEGRADLFELLKDADVLVENFRADSADRLGLGWKRLHAKFPRLILASVRGFASDVTASRRAGYDFIIQAESGWMAITGEPDGRPMKMGVALVDVLAGLYCANGIQAALLHRERTGEAMHIEVPLMEAALAGLVNVAAGALMTGQRPGRWGNAHPQIVPYQTFCCTDGDVAIAVGSDRQFEVLAMWLNLDLEARPEWRKNRGRVQDREELVALIEARTQASTVEEVLAFCEANAIPASRVRSVDEVLFRHGGELHNLLQPLFESETGEMIPTLATPLLLNGERPCAPLPPPRWNP; this comes from the coding sequence ATGCCCAAGCCCCTGTCCCACTTCAGGATCGTGGATCTGTCCTGTGTGCTCGCAGGCCCCTTCTCGACCCAACTGCTGGCGGACTTCGGCGCCGAGGTGCAGAAGCTGGAACCTCCCGAGGGCGATCCCACCCGGGGCTGGGGCCCCCCCTTCGAAGACGCGGAATCCGGCGAAAGCGCCTACTTCCGCTGCGCCAACCGGGGCAAGCAGAGCCGCACCATCGACCTGCACACGGAAGAAGGACGGGCCGACCTCTTCGAGCTGCTGAAGGACGCCGATGTGCTGGTGGAGAACTTCCGCGCCGATTCCGCGGACCGCCTGGGCCTGGGCTGGAAGCGGCTCCACGCGAAATTCCCCAGGCTCATCCTGGCCTCCGTGCGGGGCTTCGCCTCGGATGTGACCGCCTCCCGCCGGGCCGGCTACGACTTCATCATCCAGGCGGAAAGCGGCTGGATGGCCATCACCGGTGAACCCGACGGCCGCCCCATGAAGATGGGCGTGGCCCTGGTGGACGTGCTGGCGGGCCTCTACTGCGCCAACGGCATCCAGGCCGCCCTGCTCCACCGGGAGCGCACCGGCGAGGCCATGCACATCGAGGTGCCCCTCATGGAAGCCGCCCTGGCGGGCCTCGTGAACGTCGCCGCCGGCGCCCTCATGACCGGCCAGCGGCCCGGACGCTGGGGCAACGCCCATCCCCAGATCGTCCCCTATCAGACCTTCTGCTGCACGGACGGCGACGTGGCCATCGCCGTGGGCAGCGACCGCCAGTTCGAGGTGCTGGCCATGTGGCTGAACCTGGACCTGGAGGCCCGCCCCGAGTGGCGGAAGAACCGGGGCCGCGTGCAGGACCGCGAGGAGCTGGTCGCCCTCATCGAGGCCCGCACCCAGGCCAGCACGGTCGAAGAAGTCCTCGCCTTCTGCGAAGCCAACGCCATCCCCGCCAGCCGGGTGCGGAGCGTGGACGAGGTGCTGTTCCGCCACGGCGGCGAACTCCACAACCTGCTCCAGCCCCTGTTCGAATCCGAGACCGGCGAGATGATCCCCACGCTGGCCACGCCCCTCCTGCTCAACGGGGAGCGCCCCTGCGCGCCCCTCCCTCCGCCCCGCTGGAACCCGTGA
- the glpX gene encoding class II fructose-bisphosphatase, which produces MEQTLSLEFLRVVEQAAIACSSSTGHGRRKHSDKLAVEAMRHAMETVRMDGTIVIGEGERDEAPMLFIGEKVGMGADLDGDHPAVDIAVDPLEGTNLCATGAPNAIAVLAATEKGGLLHAPDLYMEKLVVGPSAKGKVSLDAPVQENLEIIAKSLDRQVSELTVSVLDRDRHAQLIADIRKAGARIQLIGDGDLSAAISAAVSGTGIHAVMGTGGAPEGVLSAAALKCLNGEIQGRLKVDTNTASREKAEAMGVDFNRIYFTDDLCPGKQIVFAACGVTHGNLLKGVLHFGHGVRTSSLILTYGARQVRFIDTVHMKEGEKVTVRF; this is translated from the coding sequence ATGGAACAGACCCTGTCCCTCGAATTCCTGCGCGTGGTCGAACAGGCGGCCATCGCCTGTTCCTCTTCCACCGGCCACGGTCGCCGCAAGCACAGCGACAAGCTGGCGGTGGAGGCCATGCGCCACGCCATGGAGACCGTCCGCATGGATGGCACCATCGTCATCGGCGAGGGGGAGCGCGACGAGGCGCCCATGCTGTTCATCGGCGAGAAGGTGGGCATGGGGGCTGACCTGGATGGCGACCATCCGGCCGTGGACATCGCCGTGGATCCCCTCGAGGGCACCAACCTGTGCGCCACCGGCGCCCCCAACGCCATCGCCGTGCTGGCGGCCACGGAAAAGGGCGGCCTGCTGCACGCGCCGGATCTCTATATGGAGAAGCTCGTCGTGGGGCCCTCCGCCAAGGGCAAGGTGAGCCTCGACGCCCCTGTGCAGGAGAATCTCGAGATCATCGCGAAATCCCTGGACCGCCAGGTGTCCGAGCTCACGGTCAGCGTCCTGGACCGGGACCGCCACGCCCAGCTCATCGCCGACATCCGCAAGGCCGGCGCCCGCATCCAGCTCATCGGCGACGGCGACCTCAGCGCCGCCATCAGCGCCGCCGTCAGCGGCACGGGCATCCACGCCGTCATGGGCACCGGCGGGGCCCCCGAGGGCGTCCTCTCCGCCGCCGCCCTGAAGTGCCTCAACGGCGAGATCCAGGGCCGCCTCAAGGTGGACACCAATACCGCCAGCCGCGAGAAGGCCGAGGCCATGGGCGTGGACTTCAACCGCATCTACTTCACGGATGACCTCTGCCCCGGCAAGCAGATCGTGTTCGCCGCCTGCGGCGTGACCCACGGCAACCTCCTGAAGGGCGTGCTGCACTTCGGGCACGGCGTCCGCACCTCCAGCCTCATCCTCACCTACGGCGCGCGCCAGGTCCGCTTCATCGACACCGTCCACATGAAGGAAGGCGAGAAGGTCACGGTCCGCTTCTAG
- a CDS encoding NADPH-dependent FMN reductase gives MRMALLGGSLRPESLNTRLLGHLETELEARGHEVSAFTGAALRLPLYEDGVAPSAEAQALHAALHAAQGLLIVSPEYNAGIPGHLKNVVDWLSTMGPSPWQGLPVLLCAASPGAFGGARGLVAWRATLANMGALAYPGAITVPHADQQLDARGVPTDPRTAAAVPKTLDGFLALAARLRS, from the coding sequence ATGCGCATGGCCTTGCTGGGCGGAAGTCTCCGCCCGGAGTCCCTGAACACCCGCCTGCTGGGCCACCTGGAGACGGAGCTGGAGGCGAGGGGCCACGAGGTCTCCGCCTTCACGGGAGCGGCCCTGCGCCTGCCGCTCTACGAGGATGGCGTGGCGCCCTCGGCGGAGGCGCAGGCCCTCCATGCCGCCCTCCACGCGGCCCAGGGCCTGCTGATCGTGTCGCCGGAGTACAACGCCGGCATCCCGGGCCACCTGAAGAACGTGGTGGACTGGCTCAGCACCATGGGCCCCAGCCCCTGGCAGGGCCTGCCGGTGCTGCTGTGCGCCGCCAGCCCCGGCGCCTTCGGCGGGGCCCGCGGCCTGGTGGCCTGGCGGGCGACGCTGGCGAACATGGGCGCGCTGGCCTACCCCGGCGCGATCACGGTCCCGCACGCGGACCAGCAGCTCGACGCCCGGGGGGTGCCGACGGATCCCCGCACCGCCGCGGCGGTGCCGAAGACCCTGGACGGCTTTCTCGCCCTCGCAGCCCGGCTCCGTTCGTAG
- the cutA gene encoding divalent-cation tolerance protein CutA, which produces MSDACTIMTTCGSEETALTIAAALVDQAYAACVNIVPSIKSYYYFKGETHLDEEVMLIIKTTRELFPQVSEVITDLHTYEVPEILMFPVEAGSEGFLDWIHQSVNRLA; this is translated from the coding sequence ATGAGCGACGCCTGCACCATCATGACCACCTGCGGCAGCGAGGAGACAGCCCTGACCATCGCCGCCGCCCTGGTGGATCAGGCCTATGCCGCCTGCGTGAACATCGTCCCCAGCATCAAGAGCTACTACTACTTCAAGGGCGAGACCCACCTCGATGAAGAGGTCATGCTCATCATCAAGACCACCCGGGAGCTCTTCCCGCAGGTATCGGAAGTGATCACCGACCTGCACACCTACGAAGTCCCCGAGATTCTTATGTTTCCCGTGGAGGCCGGTTCCGAGGGTTTCCTCGACTGGATCCACCAGAGCGTGAACCGGCTCGCCTGA
- a CDS encoding BrxA/BrxB family bacilliredoxin — protein MSNYPEYMVAPMREELVREGFQQLLTPAQVDEALQRPGTTLLVVNSVCGCAAAGARPGVTEALRSQNLRFDQLVTVFAGMEKDATAQAREYFEGAMPTSPQAAIFKDGQLVHLMQRQDFLAHSPEEIAATLTEAYRQTVAAG, from the coding sequence GTGTCGAACTACCCCGAATACATGGTCGCCCCGATGCGTGAAGAACTGGTCCGGGAGGGCTTCCAGCAGCTCCTGACCCCGGCCCAGGTGGATGAGGCCCTCCAGCGCCCCGGCACCACCCTGCTGGTGGTGAACAGCGTCTGCGGCTGCGCCGCGGCGGGCGCCCGCCCCGGTGTCACCGAGGCCCTGCGCTCCCAGAACCTGCGCTTCGACCAGCTGGTGACCGTCTTCGCCGGCATGGAGAAGGACGCCACGGCCCAGGCCCGGGAGTACTTCGAGGGCGCCATGCCCACCAGCCCCCAGGCCGCCATCTTCAAGGACGGCCAGCTGGTCCACCTCATGCAGCGCCAGGATTTCCTGGCCCACAGCCCCGAGGAGATCGCCGCCACCCTCACCGAGGCCTACCGCCAGACCGTGGCCGCAGGCTGA